Below is a window of Ralstonia nicotianae DNA.
CACGCACATCGCCCAGTTCCGAGAGACCGATTACCGCTTCGTTACGCGCCTGCTGGCCGAGGCGGGTCTGGGCTTCACCATCGTCGAGGATGAGCAGGCGCCCAGTGGCCACGCGCTGCTGATCTTCGCCGACAGCCCCCGGCTGGCCGAGGACACGGCATCCGCTGCCGAGGGCGGCATCCGCTACCACCGCGCGCACAGCCAGGAAGAACGCGACGCCATCCAGGCGTTGATCTGCCATAGCCGCACGGCGGTGGGCGGAGTGGCGGTGGCGGCCTGGGATGCGCAGGCCAAGCGGGCCTTCCGCGCGCACGTTCCCTCCCGGTTTTGCGGTATCGCGGGCAGCCCGGATGCCTATCTGTCGATCAGCTCGTCGCTGGCGCCGGATACGGCCAACGCCCAGCGCATCGCCGAGCAGGTGATGGAGAGCGTCGAAGCGCGCGCTCGCCTGTTCATCGGACGCGGCTCGGTGCGCACGCTGCGCAGCGGCACGCGACTGAAGATCGTGGACTGCCCGCACCTGCCGAAGGACGTGGACGGCCCGTATCCGTTGCTGATCGACCTGGTGGAGCACTGCGGCATCAACAACCTGACCGCCGATACGCAGGCAACATTGGCCCGGAAGCTGGGCGGGCTCGACGCCGCACTGACCTTCGACACGCCGCCCAGCCCACCCGAATCCGGCCCGGGCCCGTTCGGCTTCATGGCGCCACACGAGGTCATCGAACGTTTCACGCCGACGGCGGACCTGCTCGCCGCCGCGCGCGCCCACGGCTACGCCGGCCAATTCCGCGCGAGCGACGCACGCCGCCCGTGGCGACCGGTCGTGTCACACCCCGACACCGGCCGCCTGTACGCCGAGCCCACCGCCAGGGGCGTGCAGAGCGCCATCGTGGTCGGCCCGAACGGCGAGACCGAGGCCAGTGGCGATGCGGAGCACCACACCACTCCACGGGGCCAGGTCCGCGTCCGCTTCCCGTGGCAGCAGGGCGAACGGCCGGACGACCGCAGCAGCCGCTGGCTGCCGGTCGCGCAGCGGCAGGCCGGGGCGGGCATGGGCTGGCAGTGGATACCGCGCATCGGCCAGGAAGTGCTGGTCAAGTTCCAGGAAGACGACATCGACCAGCCGGTGGTGATCGGCGCGCTCTACAACGGCCAGGGCGAAGCGGGCATCGCGCCGACCCCGGGCGGGCAGGTCGCCAAGGGTGTCAGGCAGGAGGCCGACCCGGAGACCCTCTACCGTTTGGGCAGCGACAGCGCCGCCAGCGCGCAGGGCAATCTCGCCGCCGGCCACAGCCCCGCATGGCACGGCCTGGGCACCGAGGCCGAAGGCCACCGCAACGCCGCCGCCCTCAGCGGCTTCAAGAGCGCCGAGCATGGCGGGCGCGGCGCCAACCTGCTCGTCTTCGACGACAGCGATGGCCAGTTGCGTACGCAGCTCGCCACCACGCAGGCTTACAGTCAACTCAACCTGGGCCACCTGATCCATCAGCAGGACAACCGGCGCGGCAGCTTCCGGGGCCAGGGCTTCGAGCTGCGCACCGATGGCTATGGCGCGGTGCGCGGCCAGGCCGGTGTGCTGCTGACCACCTACCGCGATGCCACGAACGGCAAGGCTGTGCCGACCGGCGACAACGCCGCCGGCATCGCGCTGATCCGGCAGGCCAAGCAACTGACGTCATCGTTGAGCCAGGGCGCCACTACGCACCAGACCGCAGCGCTGTCCACCGCGAAGGACGACAGCGCACCGCTGGCCCAACAGGAAAAGGCCGCCTCGGGCATGGTCGACGGCAAAGCGCTCGATGCGGCCCGGCAGGACGCGGCCGCAGGCAACACCACCACGCAAGGCAAGGTGCCGCACCAGAGCGATGCGACGGTGCAGCTGGCCGGCCGCGCGGGGCTGGTGGCGATCGCCGGGCAGGATCTGCAATTCGCCAACGGCGAGAGCGTTGTGCTGGCCAGCGGCCAGGACACCAACGTCGCGGTGGGCAAGCAGGCGCGCATCCATGCGGGGCAGGGCATCGGCGTGGCGGCGGGGCTGTCCAAGGCGGGGGACGACAACATCGGCCTGCAGCTGACGGCGGGGCAGGACAACCTCGACGTGCAGGCGCAGCATGACGTGCTGGGGCTGTTGTCCAAGGATGACCTGAAGCTGGTGTCGGCGAATCTGCATGTGGACTTCGCGGCGGCCAAGCGGATCCGGCTGGCGACGGCAGCGGGGGCGTCGATCACGCTGGAGGGCGGGAACATCATCGTCGAGACGCCGGGGCGGATTACGTACAAGGCGGCGCAGCGCAGCTTTGCGGGGCCGGTGAATCAGTCGTATCCGTTGCCGGCGTTTCCGCAGGGCGTGTGCGTGGAATGCGTGCTGCGTGCCATGGGCAAGCAGCATGCGTTTGCCAACAAGAACGGCTGACGACCCGCTGCCCCAACCGATTGAACCATGGCCACCCGTTTCCAGATCCAAGACCCGCGCCATCGCACCCCTGCCTGGGTGGACGACTACCCGGCGGATGCTGTCGAACAGCTGCTGTCAGCGCTGCCGCCGTTGGACGTCTACGCGCTGGTCGACAACGCTTACGACACCGATTTCGCGCATCGCCTCCGGCGCCGCTTCCCGGACATGCCGCCGCGGTCGCTCTATGCGGGGCGCTACGAGGGGCCCGGCCTGGACGAAATCGCCCCAACGCTGATGCGCTTGCCCGACGCGCCTGCCGAGCGGCGTACGCGCCTCGATTTCCTGTTGCAGGAGACATCGGGCAAGCCGATGCTGAGCTTCCTGCATGCGAATGCGCCGGCCGCCGATCCGCTCACGCATCTGTGTAACCAGATGGAAGCCGTGGACCACGAGGGCACGGCGTTCCTGATTCGTCTGGCGGACACCAACGCACTGGACGCGGTGCTGCAAGTCTTCAATGACGCCCAACGCCAGCGCTTTCTGTCGGACACGCAGTGGTGGTGTTTTCGGCGCGACGGCAGCCTGCGGCACGCAAGTCATGCAACCGGCGGAGGCGGCGACGCCGAGAGCACGCCGTACCGTTGCACCGCCGATCAGATGCAGCAGCTGGAAGCGCTGGCAAGGCCGGGGGCCATGCTGAACCTCGTCCAGAACAGCCCGCACATCTTCGGTGATTTGACCGGCTTGCCGTCGCAGGCCTACGAATGCATACGGATGGCGCTGCAGGCAATCGAACCCGGCACCACGACCCACGATGCGGTGGCCTTGCGTTTGATTGCCAGTGCCTTGAACGAAGCGGGGCTATTGCAGCACGCTGCCTGAGCAAGTCTCGTGGACATGCAGGAATGACGATGACGAAACGAATCTGGAGTGGGATCGTGATGGCGCTTTGCATGGCACTGTGCACGGGCTGCAAGCCGTCGCAGATGCAAGCAGCGAAGGCCAGCGAGGAGAAAGAGATTGGCCTGAAGGTCCAGGTGCTCAACTACATGGACGAGGGGCTTGGGGTGGTCTACGTCAACGGCGTGTGGGCTGGGAGCATGTCAAGCCACGCCGGTGGACATAGTATTGCCGGAGCTATTGGTTTGCCGGCGAAGTGGCATCCGGGCCTAACTGTAGAAGTCGAGTGGCGTGACAACACATTGTGGGAAAAAGACCCGAATGGTCTCTACAAGACGCAAGTGCAGGTCGAGCCCTATGACATCAAGTATGACGGCTACCTATGGCTGGCATTTTTCCCGGGTAACAAGGTCAGAGCCCTTCCATCGAGCACGTCGCCAGGGTTTCCCGGTTTTCCTGACGGCTTGAAATATCCTGCAGTCGTTTGCCAAGCTGATCCTGCCTGCGCTGCCGAGTTCTATCCGGAACGTGCTCCTCACCCCTCACAGGATCACAAGAATGGCTGAGCTTGAACCATTGGGATCGAACCCTTTTGTGCTGACGGTGGATGAGCAGGCACGCTTTCTTGCATGCCGTATGGAGCGTTTCGAAGTCCACTGTTCCACGGAGTTTCATCTGAGCGTCTTCTTTGACGGTACGAACAACAATAGATACCGTGACACACCAAGGCAGGCCCATAGCAACGTGGCACGGCTGTTCGATATCTTCGAGGAAAAAGAACATCAAATTCGCATCTACGTTCCCGGTATCGGCACGCCGTTCGAGAAAGAAATCGGTGATACAGGTAGAGGGGATCATGCTCGAGCCGGCCTCGGTGCCGGCTGGGGTGGCGAGGCTCGGATCAACTGGGCGCTTCTGCAGATCACCAACGAATTCCACCGGCTGTACTATGGCCGGCCGCTCAGCGAGGCGTTAGGCTTCGACGAGCGTGAGTTAGTCCACCAAATCTCCTCCGACCTCAACATGGGACTCGGAGCCGTATCCACCGCCGGCCGCGACGAAGTCGAGCAACTGGCCAACGCCAAGAACTCGGAAATGGTCATCACGGCAGCCGAGACGGTGTTGAAGCCGCCGCGGCACGAAGAACGTCGCGCCCTGCTGCGCCAGCGCCGCGAGTATCTGTCGGAAAAGCTCAAGGCACTGATCGCCGGCCGCAAGCCCAGGATGCTGCGCATCCGCCTGTCCGTGTTCGGTTTCTCGCGCGGCGCGGCCGAAGCCCGGGTCTTCGCCAACTGGCTCAAGGATGCGCTGGACGACGACATGACCTTGGCCGGCGTGCCGGTCAGCTTCGACTTCCTCGGGATCTTCGACACCGTGGCGTCCGTGGGCGTGGCCAACAGCACCAAGGTGGCGACCGGGCATTCCGGCTGGGGCGAAGAGGCGTTCCTGCGCAGCCCCGGTTACGTCAAGCGCACCGTGCATCTGGTGTCCGCGCATGAGGTGCGCGGCTCGTTTCCGCTCGACAAGGCGGTGGCCGACAACTGCCTGGAACTCGCCTATCCGGGCGTCCACACCGATGTCGGCGGCGCCTATCAACCCGGCGACCAGGGGCGCGGGTGCGGCACGGATGGCAAGCCCGACGACAGCAACAAGCTGTCGCAGATCACGCTGGCGAAGATGTACCGCGAAGCCGCCGCCGCCGGCGTGCCGCTGAATCCGATGGCGAGGAACCTCACGCCGGAAGTCCGTGCAGCACTGAAAATTTCCCCCGACCTTATCCAGGCCTACAACGACTACGTCGACGCCGTGAACCCGCTGATCCGCAAGCACGGCGGCGGCACCACGGGCGCGGCGCGGGTGCAGTACGGCCTGTATCTGCGCTGGCGCCGCATGCGCCTGGCCGGCGGCGCGCAGGCCTTCGAGAACCAGCCGTTCTTCCAGCGCGCCGAACAGTACGGCGCCCAGTGCGCGAACGATCTGTCGGTCGCCAACGCGTTGCTGCGCGAAGAGGCGAAGGACCTGGCGGCGCGCGAGAACGACCCGGCGTACGCCGATGGCTGGATGCAGCGGGTCTTGCCGGTCACGCAGGGCGTGGCCGTGTGGAACGGCGTCAAGCAGAAGGTGTGGGGCGACAAGGTGCGGGAGTGGCGCGAGGTCAAGGCCTACTGGAACGACACCGCGCCGCTGGACCCGCGCATCGTGCGCATCTGCGACGACTACATCCACGATTCGCGCGCTTGGTTCAAGCCGTTCGGCGCGCCCAGCGATTCTGTCTGGCGGATGCGGCAGCAGGCGCGCCTGGAGCAGCTCAAGCAGCAGGATGCCGCGTGGAAGCAGGTCGCGGCGGACCTCAGCCGCGACCTGATCGGCACGCTCAAGCGCTATGAATCCACGGCAAACGGCGGCGACGGCGAAGCGGCGCCGAACCCCGTCGTCGGCCAGGATCGCCGCGATCTGGAGCAGTACCTGAAAGACGGCAGCGTGCCGATGGAAACCAAGGGCCGCGAGCCGAGCTCGATGTGGGGCTACCTGCGCTGGCGCACCCACTTCGCGCCCACGCCGACCTTGGGCGAACGGGCGCAGGCCGCCTGGGACGAGGTGGCCTCGGTACCGGGCAAGGTGGCGAAGAAGGCCCAGGAAGCCGCGCACGACGCCGAGGCGCGGCTGGCCAACACCGCGCGCAAGCTGCTCGAGGCGGGCCAGGAGTCGCTGGAGCGTGCCGCGACAGATGCCTTGCAGCGGTTCCTGGGCGGCGGCGTGCCCCGGTTCTGATGCGAAGCCGTACCGGCCGGGGTCCCCCGTGCAGGGGAATCGAAGGCCTTTGTGCAAGACCGTGCGTTTTTGTCTGAACTTGTTTTGTCGATCTCAACGGAGAGAACACCGATGACCCAATACCTCTACCACATCACCACCACGGCCGTGGCGCGCATCATCCGCACCAAGGGGCTGACGCCGGCCGCGCATCCGGAGGCACTCGGCCGGCCGGTCGCGCGTCGCCACGGGGCGTTCGAAGTGAACCGCGCCGCGCAGGAGCCCGGCCGCCAGGTCAATCGGCTCAAGGCCTATCTCAAGAAGGGCCTGGAGGCGGGGTATTCGCTGGACCAGATCCGCACCGGCCAGCGCCCCTTCACGCCGATTCCCGTGGTGCCCGCGGGCAACCGCGATGACGAGCAGGTGGAGATCACCCGCGTCGAAGAGGCCGAGGTCAAGGCCTTCCTGGCCGCGCTGGGGAAGGCGGCCAACAAGCCGGGCCGCCTGACGATGCCGCTGAAAACGCTGGGCGAGCACGCCGACGACATGCTGCGCACCCGCAAAGCCAACGCGCTGTGCCGGCTGGCGGTCCATACCGTCTCGCTCGAATACGCCATCGAAGAGGGGATGACGTCGCGCCACGTCTATTTCTCGCGGCCCGAGCGTGCGTCGGATTGCTACAGCAGCTACACGCGGCAGCATGGCGGCGCCGCGCAATGCTCGGTGCTGCGCGTGTCCCGCATGGCCGCGGCGCCGCTGCTGGACGATCCGTCGGACTTCCGCGCGGTCATGACGCAGCGCCGGATCTTGCCGCAGCAGATCGAGATCTGGCGCGCCCCGTCGGACGTGCTGTTCACCAACGCCGACGATCGGGCCGCAGCCGGCAACTGGATGCCCTTGACGCAGTGGAGCTGAACGCGCCGGACCGCGAGGGACAGCCGATGATGCGGGCAGTCGGACGGGGCGCCGCCATTGCGCTATCGGCGCTGGCGCTGGCCGCTCCCGCGCTGGCCGATGCGCCGAAGGGGCCGTGGCAGGACGAGCCGGCCAGGGCGGCGGTCAGCGAGGCGCAGCCGTACGAGGTGGTGTCCGGCACGCACATTCCCCTCGTGCTGATCCACGCCGACCCGGCCATGGTGGTCGCGCAGGTGTCGACGGACGTGTTCGATGTCCACCGCAATGTCGCGATTCCGAAAGGCAGCCGGCTGATCGGCAAGGAACTGCGCAAGGTGAACGCGCGGCGCGAGATCGTGTGGATCGGGCTGCAGATTCCGGCGGCGTCCGGGACGCTGCGCCTCGATCCGCCGCTGCAGGCCACGATGCGCGATGGCTCGGCGGGTGTGGCGGACCTGTCGCCGGGTGCGTTGCTGGGTGCGATGACGAGCGAGCCGTTCATCGTGCCGCATTGAGGGGACGGGCCGCCCGGGAAACCGAGGGCTGCCGGATGCTGACCTTACCGCGCGGGCGCGCCATCCAGGCGGGCCCGCAGTTCGCGGACGGCATCGCGCCACTTGTCGCCGTCCTCGCTCTCCTGCCAGAGTTCGAGCAGCTCGGACGGTTCGCAAACGATGCGGTCGAGCGCTTGCCGGGCCTTGTGCACGATGTCGCGCGGCGGGGTGATTCCGGTGCGCTCGATCCAGGCGTCGATGCTTTCCGAGTCCGCATTGCGCACGCCCCAATGGCCCTGGAGCCGCGCCACGACCTCCGCCGCGGCAACAGCCTGCGAGGCTTCCGGGGCTTCGAGGTCGTCGTCTCCCGCTGCGAGCACTGCGTCGAATGCGGACTCGACGCGCGACAGATCGTTCGTCTCGGCCACCTCGGCCGCGAAATCGATGGCGTCGTCGTTGCCGAAGGATGCGTGTGACCAAGCGCCCATGGCGATGCTCCTGGTTGGATTGGATGATGGAACGGTCCGGTGCCGGCGCGCGCCCGATTCGGCCTACGCCGCCAGCATCGCCGCCAGTCGGTCGATCACCATCGGCCACCCGGCGCGCATGCCCTCGAACGCCGTCTTGCCCGCCGGCGTCTCCAGGTCAAAGCCCGCGTGCTCGAGCGATAGCCGCGTGCCGTCGCCTTCCGGCGCGAGGGACCAGGTGATGACGGTGTTCAGCACGCCCGGCGCGAACGCGTAGGACAGCCGGCTCGCTGCCTCGGCCGCCAGCACCTCGCAGGGCTGCATCCCCCATTTGCCCATGTCGAGCGTGAAGCGGTGCCCGACGACGGGGCGGATATCGCCCGCGGCCCACCACGTCGCGTGGCGCGCCGGGTCGGTCAGGGCGGTCCAGACCTCGGCGGGCGAATGCGGGAGCGTGCGGGTGAGCCGGATGGCTGCGGGTTCTGTCATCGTGTGCGCGGGTGGGGCGAGCGGGCGTCGCGTTGCGGATCGCCCGTATTCTGGCACGTCAAAACGGGTGCCGGACACTCGCGAGCGCGGCGGTCCGGCCGCTCCCGGCCACGACGTTGCCGCCGCTGCCCAGCGCGAGCGCCGAGCCGTTGCGGTTCAGGGCGCGGGCCGCCGGCCTGCCGGACGGTGTCCTGCCCGGCGGGTTCGGCGGTGTTCGCGTGTTGGTGTACCGGCGCGGCGCGTCAGGCCGGGCAGCGGGCGTCAGGCGCTCAGCGGCCCTGCGGCCGGTCGGGCGCGTGCGCCTCGGTGACGCGCAGCCGCAGCGTCATGACGAACGACACGGCCAGCAGGCCCGCCAGGAACAGCAGGCCCGCCGTGGTGCTGTGCATCTGCCCCTTGAAGTAGCCGATGGCGAACGGGCCGACGAAGCCGCCGAGGTTGCCCACGGAGTTGATGACGGCGATCGAGACGGCGGCGGTGGAGCGGGTCAGGAACAGCGTCGGCAGCGCCCAGAACGGCGACTTGAAGGCGTACAGCCCGGCCAGGCTGAGGCTGAGCATCGCCATGGCGACGGCCGGATGGCCGATGAAGCCGGCGCCCACGAAGGCCAGCGCCGCCACGCCCAGCGGCACGGCCGAGTGCAGGCGGCGCTCGGCGCGCAGGTCGGAGCGCCGCGACCACCAGATCATCACCGCCGTCGCGAACACATAGGGCAGCATGGCGATCAGCCCCACCTCGGTATGCGACAGCGCGGACGAGAAGCCCTTGATGATCTGCGGCATCCAGTAGCCGATGCCCAGGCTGCCGCACTGGTAGACGAAGTAGATGAAGGCCAGGTACAGCACCCTCGGATGGGTCATGACCTTGAGCGTGGCCAGATGCGCGGCGGCGGGGCGGGCCTTGCGGTCCCGCTCCAGCTCGGCCAGCAGCCAGTCGCGCTCGGCCTCGGACAGCCAGCGCGCGTCTTTGGGGCGATCGGCGAGGTAGCCGTAGCAGAGCAGCCCGCCGATCACGGCCGGCGCGCCTTCGAGCAGCAGCATCCAGCGCCAGCCGCTCCACTGCAGCCAGTGGACGTGGTCCATGATCCAGGTGGAGAGCGGCGCGCCGACGATGTACGACACCGGGATCGCGGCCGTGAACAGCGCCACGGTGGTCGCCAGCTCGCGCGCCCGGAACCAGTACGTCAGGTACACGATGATGCCGGGAAAGAAGCCCGCCTCCGCCACGCCGAGCAGGAAGCGCAGTGCATACAGCTGCGTGGCGCTTTGCACGAACGCCGAGCCCATGGCGACCAGCCCCCACGTCACCAGGATCCGCGCGATCCAGCGGCGCGCGCCGAAGCGGTTGAGCATGAGGTTGCTGGGCACCTCGAACAGGAAGTAGCCGATGAAGAAGATGCCCGAGACGAAGCCGAACGCCTCGCTGCTCAGGGCGAGCTCCTGGTTCATCTGCAGCGCGGCGTAGCCGATGTTGGCGCGGTCGAGGTACGAAATGATGTACAGCGCGAACACGAAGGGGAGGATGCGCCAGGTGATCTTCCGGACGATCGCGCGCTCGTCGGGCGCTGCGGGGTGGCGGGCAGCGATGGTGCCGACGGCGGGCGCGCCGGCCGGCGCTTGGGTGTGGGACATGGCGGGCTCCTTACGCGGCCGGGGTCGAGAACACCATGCAGACCGGGCTGCCGCTCTGCGCGCGGGTTCCGGTCGGGTGCAGGCGGCCTGTGTGCGGGTCGATGGCGAAGGCGACGATGCTGTCGCTGTCTTCGTTCAGCGCATACAGGAAGCGTCCGCCCGGGGCGATGGTGAAGAAGCGCGGCGTGCGGCCGAGCGACGGCTCCGCCGCCACGAACCGCAGCAGCCCGCTGGCCGCGTCGATGCGGAACACGGCAATGCTGTCGTGTCCGCGGTTGGAGGCGTAGACGAACCGGCCGGCGGCATCCACTTCGATCTCCGAGGCGCGGCTGTTGCCGGTGAAGGTGTCCGGCAGCGACGGCAGCACCTGCAGGGGCGTGAGCGTGGCGGTGCCGGCGTCGTAGCCGTACGTCGTCACGGTCGAGTCGAGCTCGTTGACGACGTAGGCGAAGCGGCCGTCCGGACGGAACGCCACGTGGCGCGGCCCGGCGCTCTCGCGGGCCGACACGAAGCTCGGCGCGGCCGGGGTGAGCCGGCCTTCGGCAAAGCGGAAGGCGAAGGTCCGGTCCAGGCCCTTGTCCGGCACGACGACGAAGCGGCCGGCGGGATCGAACCGGTTGAAGTGCGGCTTGGCCTGCCTCTGCTCGATGCGGTGCGGGCCGATCGGGCCGTCGAGCTTCACCAGCTGCGTGACCTCGCCCAGCGCGCCGTCGGCGGCGAGCGGGAGCACGGCCAGGCTGGCCCCGATGTGGTTGGTCACCACCACGAACCGGCCCGACGGGTCGAGCGCCAGGTGGACCGGGTTCTTGCCCTGCGTGCTCTGCCGATTGATGAAGCTGAGCCGGCCGGATGCGCGGTCGACGGCAAAGGCGCTGATGTCGGCCAGATCGCCGTGCACCGTGTAGAGCCGGTCGCCGGCGGCGTTCAGCGCGAGGAACGATGGGTTGACGAGGTCCTTGACGAGCTGGACGGGCGCAAGCCCGCCGGTTTGCGTGTCGACGCGGAACACGCTGATGCCGTCTCCGCGGGCGTTGCGCTCGCGCGTGGTGCGCGAGCCCACATAGGCGTACAGATCCATGGGTTTCGAAGGGGTTGAGGTGGCGTGGGCGGAGGCCGCGGCCGGCGCTGCCGTTCCGATGGAGGCCAGCACGCCGGTGGACAGGGCGGCCTGCAGCAGGCGTCGCCGCAATGCGTTCGGGCCGGGCGGGCAAGGGTGGGCGGGAACGGCGGATGCCGGTGTCATGGCGGTGTCTCCGGGTGGTTTCGTTGGGATTGGGGTTTCCACTTGATTGCATTTTTTCTTAAAAACATGCAAAAATTCACTCGTGGAAAACACCTATCCCCCTCTTCAGGCGGTGGTGCGCGTCGGCAACGCCGCTTACCGGATCACCGATCTGCCTGCGATGTTCGGCATGACGTCCGCGCGGCTGCCGGTGGTGCTGCGGCTGGAGCTGGAGCCGCCGCGCTGCTGGAGCCGGCGTACCGACTCGATGCATGTGCGATCGAGCGGCTGCGCGCGGCGGAACACCATCTGCTGGCCGGCGGCATCGAGACGGACACCGCCGACCAGCTGCACGACCGCGGTGTGCGCTTCCACGAATCGCTGGTGGAGGCGTCGGGCAACGCGTTCTTCATCGATACTATCCGGCGCGTCAACCGGGTCCGGCGCCTGCTGTCGTACCGCTCGATGCAGCACCGCGAGCGCTATCCGGAACACGCCCGCCAGCACCTCCACATCCTCGACCTGCTCGCGCGCGAGCGCAACGAAGCGGCCTCGGACATGATGCGCGCGCACCTGCGCCACACGCTCGATGCCATCACCAACATCGCCAGCATTCTCGAATCCTAGCCAGCATGACCCTCGATCCGACCCTGCTTGCCGATCTCGCACCCACGGGCGCCTTGCGTGCCTCCATCAACCTGGGCAACCCCATCCTGGCTGGCCTGGATGCGCAGCGGCAGCCGGCCGGCGTCTCCGTCGATCTGGCGAACGCCCTGGCGCAGCGGCTCGGTGTGGCGCTGGAGCTGGTGGTGGTCGATGCCGCCGGCAAATCGGTCGACGTGGTGTCGCAGGAGCAGGCCGATGTCGGCTTCTTTGCGATCGATCCGTGCCGCGCCGCGAGCATCCGCTTCACCGAGCCTTATGTCCTGATCGAGGGCTGGTACCTGGTCCGCGCGGACTCGCCCATCCGCGGCAACGCCGAGGTGGACCGCGCCGGCAACCGCGTGGTGGTCGGCCAGGGCAGCGCCTACGACCTGTTCCTCACGCGCGAGCTGCGGCACGCGGAGATCGTTCGCGCGCCGACCTCGCCCGCCGTGGTGCAGACCTTCCTGGACACGCAGTGCGAGGTCGCCGCCGGCGTCAGGCAGCAGCTCGAGGCCGATGCGGCGCACCGGCCGGGGCTGCGGCTGCTGGACGAGCGTTTCATGGTGATCCGCCAGGCGATGGGGGTTCCCGCCGGGCGGGGGCCGCGTGCCGCGCAGTATGTGGCGCGCTTTGTCGAAGAGATGAAGGCAAGCGGCTTCGTCGAGCGCGCGCTGCAGCGGCACGGCGTGACCGGCGTGTCGATCGCGCCGGCGGCCGTGGTTTGAGACCGTGCTCCAGCACCAGCAGGTGACGCCACGAACGATCGTACCGCCCCGGCATCGGCAGCCAGCCCGGCCATCCGCTTGAGCGCCACGCCGGCGAGGTCTGGGTGGGCGGCCAGGGCCCCGCTCGGCAGCAGGACGCCGACGACAAGTTCGCCACCAACGCGCGCCTGTGCTGCCATGGCTTGCCGGTCGCGGCCTGCGGCCGCCGGCATCGTGCCGGTCAGCGGCCGACGCGCTGCTGCAGATGCGCGGGGTAGCGATCGCCCGCCACGGCGATCTGCGCCAGTGTCGCCTTGATGGCGGAACGGTCCGCTGGCGTCAGCGCCGCGGCGGCCGTGCCGACGTTTTCCTGTAGCCGGTGCGGCCTGGCCGTGCCCGGCATCGGCGCCCGATCGATGGTGTGCGTTAGGGCAACAGTTCCAGGTCAGGCAACCGTGGCACCTTGGCCGATGCCGCAGGGTCCTGATCCGGCGTGGCCAGCAGTTCCAGGCTGTGGCGGGGCAGGTCGTCCGCCGTGGCCGGCGCCTCGGGCGCTTCGGGGACCTCGGCTGGTTCGGCGGCAGCGGCGTCCGCTGCTTCCGCGGGAGGGGCGGGCGCGACGGGCATGGCTGCCGCGTCCGCATTCGGGCCATCGCCCTGCACCGTCAGGTACAGCGGATTGTCCGGGTCGAACGTGCGGCCCAGCGCGGCGGCCTCGGCCCATTCGGCAGAGGCGGCGCCGACCCGCGCCAGCATGTCTTCGGCGATGCCCTGGAAGCCCTGCGCATCCTGGCGGTTGGCGAAGATCTCCATCAGCTTGAGGCGGATGGCCTGGCGCTCCGGATGCTGTTCGAGCGTCTCGCGCAGGATTTCCTCGGCCTGCACGTCGCGGCCGTAGGCGATGTAGACATCGGCTTCCGCGATCGGATCGACGTCGTTGTTCTCGTTGCCGCTGCCGACGCGGAAATCGGTC
It encodes the following:
- a CDS encoding SRPBCC family protein; protein product: MTEPAAIRLTRTLPHSPAEVWTALTDPARHATWWAAGDIRPVVGHRFTLDMGKWGMQPCEVLAAEAASRLSYAFAPGVLNTVITWSLAPEGDGTRLSLEHAGFDLETPAGKTAFEGMRAGWPMVIDRLAAMLAA
- a CDS encoding DUF4259 domain-containing protein, with translation MGAWSHASFGNDDAIDFAAEVAETNDLSRVESAFDAVLAAGDDDLEAPEASQAVAAAEVVARLQGHWGVRNADSESIDAWIERTGITPPRDIVHKARQALDRIVCEPSELLELWQESEDGDKWRDAVRELRARLDGAPAR
- a CDS encoding lactonase family protein: MTPASAVPAHPCPPGPNALRRRLLQAALSTGVLASIGTAAPAAASAHATSTPSKPMDLYAYVGSRTTRERNARGDGISVFRVDTQTGGLAPVQLVKDLVNPSFLALNAAGDRLYTVHGDLADISAFAVDRASGRLSFINRQSTQGKNPVHLALDPSGRFVVVTNHIGASLAVLPLAADGALGEVTQLVKLDGPIGPHRIEQRQAKPHFNRFDPAGRFVVVPDKGLDRTFAFRFAEGRLTPAAPSFVSARESAGPRHVAFRPDGRFAYVVNELDSTVTTYGYDAGTATLTPLQVLPSLPDTFTGNSRASEIEVDAAGRFVYASNRGHDSIAVFRIDAASGLLRFVAAEPSLGRTPRFFTIAPGGRFLYALNEDSDSIVAFAIDPHTGRLHPTGTRAQSGSPVCMVFSTPAA
- a CDS encoding conjugal transfer protein is translated as MMRAVGRGAAIALSALALAAPALADAPKGPWQDEPARAAVSEAQPYEVVSGTHIPLVLIHADPAMVVAQVSTDVFDVHRNVAIPKGSRLIGKELRKVNARREIVWIGLQIPAASGTLRLDPPLQATMRDGSAGVADLSPGALLGAMTSEPFIVPH
- a CDS encoding ABC transporter substrate-binding protein — protein: MTLDPTLLADLAPTGALRASINLGNPILAGLDAQRQPAGVSVDLANALAQRLGVALELVVVDAAGKSVDVVSQEQADVGFFAIDPCRAASIRFTEPYVLIEGWYLVRADSPIRGNAEVDRAGNRVVVGQGSAYDLFLTRELRHAEIVRAPTSPAVVQTFLDTQCEVAAGVRQQLEADAAHRPGLRLLDERFMVIRQAMGVPAGRGPRAAQYVARFVEEMKASGFVERALQRHGVTGVSIAPAAVV
- a CDS encoding MFS transporter, giving the protein MSHTQAPAGAPAVGTIAARHPAAPDERAIVRKITWRILPFVFALYIISYLDRANIGYAALQMNQELALSSEAFGFVSGIFFIGYFLFEVPSNLMLNRFGARRWIARILVTWGLVAMGSAFVQSATQLYALRFLLGVAEAGFFPGIIVYLTYWFRARELATTVALFTAAIPVSYIVGAPLSTWIMDHVHWLQWSGWRWMLLLEGAPAVIGGLLCYGYLADRPKDARWLSEAERDWLLAELERDRKARPAAAHLATLKVMTHPRVLYLAFIYFVYQCGSLGIGYWMPQIIKGFSSALSHTEVGLIAMLPYVFATAVMIWWSRRSDLRAERRLHSAVPLGVAALAFVGAGFIGHPAVAMAMLSLSLAGLYAFKSPFWALPTLFLTRSTAAVSIAVINSVGNLGGFVGPFAIGYFKGQMHSTTAGLLFLAGLLAVSFVMTLRLRVTEAHAPDRPQGR